From a single Nicotiana tomentosiformis chromosome 2, ASM39032v3, whole genome shotgun sequence genomic region:
- the LOC138905382 gene encoding uncharacterized protein, producing the protein MEPFQKKGLIDRYKRRLNMETAYTNINGQIWLFFDAVVEWELVEDTEQHVTVRVFHHDLWQHMMMTFVYAKCSAIESLDLWDHLYYLASDMELPWLVGGYFNVILHEDEKIGGLPVHPHEYEDFAFCNILPTIKVEHLIRTGSDHAPLLMTCGVQTTNFVKPFRFLNFWTKHATFVDVVRKKLQLKRIKSGSKVWIEDQEQLATTVMDFYQKQFTNEGDASEFPLLNNVPSMVTMDQNLELSRLPTIEEVRAAVFELSGENASGPDGFTGLFYQTCWDIIGVDIHTTWCYTSMKELHCLNPSLTPI; encoded by the exons ATGGAGCCTTTTCAAAAGAAGGGACTCATTGATAGATATAAAAGGAGGTTGAATATGGAGACTGCTTATACAAATATTAatgggcaaatatggttgttcttcgaTGCAGTGGTGGAATGGGAATTAGTGGAGGATACTGAGCAACATGTGACTGTGAGAGTATTTCACCATGACCTGTGGCAGCACATGATGAtgacatttgtttatgcaaaatgttcagCAATAGAGAGCTTGGATTTGTGGGATCACTTGTATTATTTagcaagtgatatggaattaccatggttggtaGGAGGGTATTTCAATGTGATATTGcatgaagatgagaaaatagggggacttccagtacaccctcatgaatatgaggattttgcattttgt AACATATTGCCAACTATTAAAgttgagcatctaatcagaactggatcagatcatgcaccattgctaatgacatgtggggtgcagacaaccaattttgtcaagcctttcagattcttgaacttttggacaaagcatgcTACATTTGTGGATGTGGTGAG aaagaaattgcaactAAAGAGGATCAAAAGTGGTAGTAAGGTATGGATTGAAGACCAGGAGCAATTGGCTACAACTGTAATGGACTTCTATCAAAAACAGTTCACAAATGAAGGTGATGCTTCTGAATTTCccttgctcaataatgtaccttcaatggtcactatggatcagaatttggaacttagcagattgccaacaattgaagaagtaagggcAGCAGTTTTTGAGCTTAGTGGGGAGAATGCTAGTGGCCCTGATGGATTCACTGGcttgttttatcaaacatgctgggATATTATTGGTGTTGATATACACACAACATGGTGCTACACTTCTATGAAGGAGCtgcattgcctaaatccatcactcacaccaatctag